A genomic window from Vitis riparia cultivar Riparia Gloire de Montpellier isolate 1030 chromosome 18, EGFV_Vit.rip_1.0, whole genome shotgun sequence includes:
- the LOC117906909 gene encoding lysophospholipid acyltransferase LPEAT1 isoform X2, protein MESELKDLDPRSNTQDVSSKDDRPLLKSDSTVVSPDNLQELEKKFAAYVRSDAYGPMGCGELPLKEKLLLAFALVTLVPIRLVVAFTILVVYYLICRVCTLFSAPNREGEDEQEDYAHMGGWRRAVIVQCGRFLSRALLFTLGFYWINVTYRDPLTTEDEGKDEDEEPERPGAIISNHVSYLDILYHMSSSFPSFVAKRSVAKLPLIGLISKCLGCVYVQRESKSSDFKGVAGVVTERVCEAHQNKFAPMMMLFPEGTTTNGGFLLPFKTGAFLAKAPVLPVILRYPYQRFSPAWDSISGVRHVIFLFCQFVNHIEVTRLPVYIPSQQEKDDPKLYANNVRKLMASEGNLILSDIGLAEKRIYHAALNGLFCQR, encoded by the exons ATGGAGTCCGAACTCAAAGACCTCGATCCCAGGTCCAACACCCAGGATGTCTCCTCCAAAGACGATCGCCCTCTCCTCAAATCCGACTCCACCGTCGTGTCCCCGGACAACTTGCAGGAACTCGAGAAGAAATTTGCTGCGTACGTTCGAAGCGACGCCTACGGCCCCATGGGATGCGGCGAGCTCCCACTGAAGGAGAAGCTTCTCCTCGCGTTCGCCCTCGTAACGCTAGTGCCCATTCGTTTGGTGGTTGCCTTCACTATCTTGGTCGTTTACTACTTGATTTGTCGGGTGTGTACCCTATTTTCTGCTCCCAATCGTGAAGGCGAGGACGAGCAGGAGGATTATGCGCACATGGGTGGGTGGAGAAGGGCTGTGATTGTTCAGTGTGGCAGGTTTCTTTCTAGGGCTCTGCTTTTCACGCTGGGGTTTTATTGGATTAATGTAACCTACAGGGATCCGTTGACGACTGAg GACGAGGgcaaagatgaagatgaagaacctGAAAGACCCGGGGCAATAATATCTAACCATGTGTCTTACTTGGATATTTTGTATCACATGTCTTCTTCCTTTCCGAGCTTTGTTGCTAAG AGATCAGTGGCTAAACTTCCTCTAATTGGTCTCATCAG CAAGTGCCTTGGTTGTGTTTATGTCCAGCGGGAGTCAAAATCATCTGACTTTAAGGGTGTTGCAG GTGTTGTAACTGAAAGAGTTTGTGAAGctcatcaaaataaatttgCCCCAATGATGATGCTTTTTCCAG AAGGCACAACCACAAATGGGGGTTTCCTCCTTCCATTCAAGACAGGTGCATTTTTAGCAAAAGCCCCTGTGCTTCCTGTGATTCTAAGATATCCTTACCAGAGATTTAGTCCTGCCTGGGACTCCATATCTGGG GTGCGCCATGTGATATTTCTTTTCTGTCAATTTGTAAATCACATCGAAGTAACAAGGTTACCTGTATACATCCCGTCGCAGCAGGAGAAGGATGATCCAAAATTGTATGCTAATAATGTCCGAAAGTTGATGGCTAGTGAG GGTAATCTAATACTGTCAGATATTGGACTTGCTGAGAAGCGAATATATCATGCTGCTCTCAATG GTTTGTTTTGCCAACGCTAA
- the LOC117906909 gene encoding lysophospholipid acyltransferase LPEAT1 isoform X1 has translation MESELKDLDPRSNTQDVSSKDDRPLLKSDSTVVSPDNLQELEKKFAAYVRSDAYGPMGCGELPLKEKLLLAFALVTLVPIRLVVAFTILVVYYLICRVCTLFSAPNREGEDEQEDYAHMGGWRRAVIVQCGRFLSRALLFTLGFYWINVTYRDPLTTEDEGKDEDEEPERPGAIISNHVSYLDILYHMSSSFPSFVAKRSVAKLPLIGLISKCLGCVYVQRESKSSDFKGVAGVVTERVCEAHQNKFAPMMMLFPEGTTTNGGFLLPFKTGAFLAKAPVLPVILRYPYQRFSPAWDSISGVRHVIFLFCQFVNHIEVTRLPVYIPSQQEKDDPKLYANNVRKLMASEGNLILSDIGLAEKRIYHAALNGNNSLPSVLHQKDD, from the exons ATGGAGTCCGAACTCAAAGACCTCGATCCCAGGTCCAACACCCAGGATGTCTCCTCCAAAGACGATCGCCCTCTCCTCAAATCCGACTCCACCGTCGTGTCCCCGGACAACTTGCAGGAACTCGAGAAGAAATTTGCTGCGTACGTTCGAAGCGACGCCTACGGCCCCATGGGATGCGGCGAGCTCCCACTGAAGGAGAAGCTTCTCCTCGCGTTCGCCCTCGTAACGCTAGTGCCCATTCGTTTGGTGGTTGCCTTCACTATCTTGGTCGTTTACTACTTGATTTGTCGGGTGTGTACCCTATTTTCTGCTCCCAATCGTGAAGGCGAGGACGAGCAGGAGGATTATGCGCACATGGGTGGGTGGAGAAGGGCTGTGATTGTTCAGTGTGGCAGGTTTCTTTCTAGGGCTCTGCTTTTCACGCTGGGGTTTTATTGGATTAATGTAACCTACAGGGATCCGTTGACGACTGAg GACGAGGgcaaagatgaagatgaagaacctGAAAGACCCGGGGCAATAATATCTAACCATGTGTCTTACTTGGATATTTTGTATCACATGTCTTCTTCCTTTCCGAGCTTTGTTGCTAAG AGATCAGTGGCTAAACTTCCTCTAATTGGTCTCATCAG CAAGTGCCTTGGTTGTGTTTATGTCCAGCGGGAGTCAAAATCATCTGACTTTAAGGGTGTTGCAG GTGTTGTAACTGAAAGAGTTTGTGAAGctcatcaaaataaatttgCCCCAATGATGATGCTTTTTCCAG AAGGCACAACCACAAATGGGGGTTTCCTCCTTCCATTCAAGACAGGTGCATTTTTAGCAAAAGCCCCTGTGCTTCCTGTGATTCTAAGATATCCTTACCAGAGATTTAGTCCTGCCTGGGACTCCATATCTGGG GTGCGCCATGTGATATTTCTTTTCTGTCAATTTGTAAATCACATCGAAGTAACAAGGTTACCTGTATACATCCCGTCGCAGCAGGAGAAGGATGATCCAAAATTGTATGCTAATAATGTCCGAAAGTTGATGGCTAGTGAG GGTAATCTAATACTGTCAGATATTGGACTTGCTGAGAAGCGAATATATCATGCTGCTCTCAATGGTAATAATAGCCTGCCTAGTGTTTTGCATCAGAAAGACGATTGA